TGATCACCCATTAGCCCACTAAAGTGATATATACTGACTGAAATAGTGTGACTGTCACCTTTTAAGACCTGATGAGTATGATCTTTGTGTGCTTCAGAACACATCCAATCCCCATAAGTTTATTTGTCCTCTTGTTTAAATATGTAACTCAAAATGTctgcccttttttatttttccctattCTTATTATCTTATCATCTGCTGTGGTATATTACATAACTTGTTTATTATTGATCTTCTTTTTCTTAGTAATGAataggtattttgtttttgttagtatTTTCTTTATAGCCCCTACAACACAGTGGatgataaagttttttttttctcagttcatTGAATGAGTTAGTACCATTCTCATTTTCAGAGTCTCAAACGTGTCCTTATTATTAATGAAGTGACTTTGAGCTTAGTATTTGAGGTTCTCCTCAGTGTGTTTTTGGTTATTTCCCAGAGACTGatcctttgtttcatttctggATTCATTCAGGTTGTCATGTCTTAGTTagaatttctgttgctgtgaagagacaccatgaccacatcaactcttataaaggaaaacatttacttggggctggcttatagttcagaagGTTAGTCCATCATTGTCATGGTGGAAAACatagtggcatgcatgcagacatggtgttggagaaggagctgagagttctacacctgGATCCTGAGGCAGCAGGAAAATAGAGCGACACTGGGCCTGATTTGAACATCTGAAAACTCAAaatccacccccagtgacatacctcctccaacaacttactccaacaaggccacaactcctaatagtgccactccctatgagtctatgggggccattttcatttaaactggTGTACTACACATTTcagcattcttttctttttattctttttattgctgACTTGTATTTCATTGTAATGAAACACTGTGGCTTATTCATCTGTTCTTTTGTTAAtacttattttgttaatttctggTTTTGAGGTGTTGTGAAATCTAGGTGTTGGACCTTTTGTGAATTAAACATGGCATTATTTTGGGGGAACATATACTTGAGAGTATAGTTATACGCTCTGGGTCATAGAGTAGTTCTATATCTGTATTTTGTCTTGCCAGATACTGTAAGCTTTACAAGTAAGTTGTCACATTACATTCCTACTAGCAATATAAAAGCACTATaatgtttttcttcatatttttgacAGGACTTAGTATTAttagtctttttaattttattgacagTGATGTACCCATCCATCCATGTAAACGTTGATAATGATGGAGTAAGTAGCTGTCAGGCACCCACTGCATGGCTAATTCTGAACTGGTGAGTATATACATCTTAAGCTAGCCTCGTAAAGCTGGAGTAAACCTTTGAAAAGATATTGTTGAAAATTCTTTCTGGTATAATCTCTGGATAGTAGGATTTGTTGGGTTTTGACCTTGTATTCAGGCAAACTGTTCCCTTGTCTTATATGTAACAGCTTGTGTAATAGCTTGTACTCCGTGTGGATTGTCACTTGGAGGCCAAGGAGAGTGGAGTACGGAAGAGAAACCCCTCAGTTTGGCAGAGCTGGGCAAGCACAGGGCAGCGGTCTGGGAAGGGTTTGGATCCACAGAGGACTGTTGTCAAGGATTTTCTGACCAATCTTCACTTCCAACATGCCTGCCTAACAGGATAGGACCCAGTTTCCATTCTGCTGTTCTCTCTCGACAGTAGGCTGCCACTTGTGATGAACTGGAAATGTTTGCATTTacacttttaaatttattgatCCTGTTGATTTATGTAAGGTTCTATTTTATCCACCTTTTCTTGTAGTTTTGATTACATGTCTCTGTAATTTTGGCTGAATTAGGTTCTTGTGTgattgtcctttgacttacatGTATGCTGTATATAGTACAAATCTTCCGTAAGCTTTTACTGCTTTAAACAACCAAagttacttttgaaaaaaaattaaagtaaaatattttatatatgtccATGTATTTGGGATTTCCACAAATTTCAGTTCCTTCTGCAGACTGTCACTTTCATCTGGAAGAATTTGCTTCTCACTACTTGCAGTGCTTGGTGATAAATTATTCAACTTTCATTTGTTTGACAatctctttgtttcatttctggaGGTATTTTTACCAGATATATAATACTAGATTGACAATTGTTTTCTTTCAGAGTTTAAAAGATGTCATTTAATTGTCTTCtcatttccatttccattataACAAGTGAGTTGATTTCATTTCTGTTCCTTAAAAATTACTgagcctcttgtctctgcctaTTTGAaagttctttcctttttaatcCAATTTTCAGCTGTTTGACTACATTATATGTAACTATGATATGTTTTGTATTCGTTTTTTGATACGGTTTTCTtaacttattttgttttctggttcaTCAAATTTGGatggaaatattttcattaatacttaaaagtatttttctacctaattttttattcatgtttgGAACTGTATTGGACCTGTTTTAGATTGTCTTACAGACATCGATACTacagtatttttaaaactaattttctcCTCTGAATTTAGTATagttgatttttattaattatgtctTCGATTTCGCAGTTACTTTGTGTGACTTTACCTGGTTTGATACCAACTCAACTCACAAAATTCCTAACTCCCTATAAAAAGTTTCagttttgaaattttcatttggtagtttgttgctttttatacTCTTTTGGCATAAACCATTTGTTAGCGCATTTCCCCttttatgtaaattaaaaatgtaattgaaGTGGTTATTTTAAAGTCCTCACATCTAATTCCAGGCCACACTGTTCTGCATTTCCTTTTGGATCCTGGGCCACTTCTTATTATATTATTGTGTTTCTAGTAGTCATCAACTTCCTGACATTCAAGATTTGGATATGTTACGGGACCCAGGGTCATCTCTTTCCCCATGATTACAAATGTTAATTGTCAGAAGAAATTGTTTCTAAAAGGCAAATAGGGAATTCTTCAGAAGAACCAAACATGTCTGCTCCCTTAGGGAGTGAAACACTGAGAAAATGGTCCTGAGGGAGCCTCTGTCTTCATAATCAGGCTACTGAGATGTGCAAACTGGAATGACACTTTTAATCTGTTATGCACAGGGCAGGAGCTGCCTTCTTCTTAGAAACTGGAGGGGTCACTGGACAAACAGCAGCTGTAAGTCAAGGATTTTGGAATACAGAGGATTGCAAGATAATCTGGAGTCTGAGCTTTTGCCTGGGAAGGAGGAAGTTCTGGGTATCCAAGCCATTGTTTTCTATTCACCAGGTCTTTATCTTCCCCAGAATCCTTCAGAGGAGAAACAGAACATTCCTGCTTAAGAAAGGTATGTGCCTGTATGACCCTGACCAGCCATGGAACACAGGTTAGGACCCTGTGGGAGTGCTGGAACTTCCCTTCTGCCTGAAGTCTGGTGGGTTTGTGACTTTGAGTACCCTGTGTCTCATTTGAAAAGATTGCTGTATGGTCCCATGTTCTTAGAGCATCTCATAATAACCCCTATATGTTTTAGCTTAGAACATTCATTGTTACACTTATGTACAGTTAAGAGACTGTGGGAAACACAACTTCAACTTGTTACTCTAGTGTTGATTCGAAGCCGTGATGTCTTCTCTACGTTAGAATTCACTGCTGAAAAGATGTTCAGGTTTCAGTAACTTGTATAAAGGCTAGAGAAGGGAGGGCAAGATAAAAGGACTGACCTTAGATTGTTAAAGAGTCTCACAGTCTGATTCTGGAGGTAAAGTGAAGCCCTCTACTGTGCTCTGGAAGTTAGAGATAATTGATAGTTCATTACTGCCCCCTGTAAACATTTAATCCTTCCCACCATAATTCAAACCTCTTCTTGATTCCATTTTCATGAATAGGACTTAGATTTGTGAGGACAGTGGTCATGTTTCTTTGTCTCCACTGGTCCTCTTCTCTGTCCCTCAGGCCTCCCTCCAGAGAAGAATGACTGCCAAGAATTCCTGTGTGacagagttcatccttgcagGCCTGACAGACCAGCCGGGACTCCGCATGCCCCTCTTCTTCCTGTTTCTAGGTTTCTACATGGTCACTGTGGTGGggaacctgggtttgatctcccTGATAGGGCTGAACTCTCACTTGCACACCCCCATGTACTTATTTCTCTTCAATCTTTCCATAATAGATTTCTGTTATTCCTCTACCATCATCCCCAAAATGCTGATTAGTTTTATCTCAACAAAGAACATCATCTCTCACCCAGGCTGCATGACACagctatttttcttctgtttctttgttgtctCCGAGTCCTTCATCCTGTCAGCCATGGCGTATGACCGTTATGTTGCCATCTGCAAGCCACTGATGTACACAGTCACCATGTCTCCCCAGGTGTGTTTGCTCCTTCTACTGGGAGTCTACGTGATGGGCTTTTCTGGAGGCATGGCCCACACAGGAAACATAATGAGTCTGACCTTCTGTGCTGACAACCTTGTCAATCACTTCATGTGTGACATTCTACCTCTTCTTGAGCTGTCCTGCAACAACACCTTCACAAATGAGCTGGTGGTCTTCATTGTTGTGGCTTTTGGTATTGGTGTGCCAATTGTCACCATCTTCATCTCTTATGCCCTCATCCTCTCTAGCATTCTTCACATGCATTCCACAGAGGGCAGGTCCAAGGCCTTCAGCACCTGCAGCTCCCACATTATTGtggtttgtcttttctttggtTCTGGGGCTTTCATGTACCTCAAGCCACCTTCCATTTTGCCACTTGATCAAGGAAAAGTGTCTTCCTTGTTCTATACAATTGTGGTGCCCATGTTGAATCCTCTGATCTATAGTTTGAGAAATAAGGATGTCAAAATTGCTTTAAGGAAAACTGTAGTTAGGAGAATATTTTCTTAACAGAGAAGCAGTATCATGAGCTTAAGTGGGAGGCTTGGTCAATGAGCAGTATTCATATGGAAAGAGCTGTGCTTGGAGAAGGAGATGCAAGGTTGCAAGGAGGGGTTCAAGGtctagttattttttttcaacttatACAAGAAGAATTCATGACACCAGAGAGTGAGCTCAGGTCTTTATGGATGCTGGTCAATTAATCCACCATCTTGATTTGTTAGGCCCAGAAATGGcattttagattttatatttgAGCAAGATTTTAACAGAGCTTTATTTACCCTGACCCTTACTCTCTGTCTAAACTcttccagtatttcttttttaaattaaattttaattttattttttaattacatttttattttttaacattaattacagtttattcactttgtagcccaactgtagccccctccatcattccctcccaatcccacccttcctcatctcctcccatgtccctctcccaagtccactaatagaggaggtcctcctccccttccatctgaccctagcttatcaggtctcttcaggactggctacattatcctcctctgtggcttggcaagactgctcctgccttagggggaggtggtcaaagaatcagccactgagttcatgccagagacagttcctgctctccttactagggtacttcccttacccacttggatactgagctgccatgggctacatctgagcaggggttctagattagcttggttggagtatcagtctcagaaaccagatagtggggggagagaaatcagcatttgaatgaaaaagggtaagatgtatacattccaaaagaacattataccaacagaatcTTCAGGGTcgttcttcttgcttagcttctttaggtgtactgattttagtgtgtttatcctatattatatgtctagtatccacttataagtgagcatatacatgtgtgtctttctgcttctgggatacctcactcaggatgatcttttctagttcccaccatttgtctgaaaatttcatgatttccttgtttttaattcctgagtagtattccattgtgtaaatgtaccacaatttctgtatccatttcttcgttgagggacatctgggttgtttccagctttattatgaataaagctgctaggaacatgattgagcaaatgtccttgtgtatttgagcatattttagatacatgtcctgattttttttttctaagttctccagctctagggttttctctgtttgtgctctctttattggttctaattctgttttcatgccttgcaccatttccttcatctgtttgaatgtggattcctgtcttcctATGGCGGtctctagtttttttttgttccttcttctctatatgccaccaatgatgcctctacttgtgcctctatttgtttggctatatttgcctgtatttctttgagagatttgttcgtttcctcttatGTGCCTCTAagaactggataagcatagctttaaaataattttcctgtgtttctgatgaattggtgtattcattgattttggggtttgtgGTGAAGACATAATgtcctggcttttgttggttgtgttcttacgCCGACCTCTGGCTATCAGCTtttctgtaaccttcactgttggTTCCTGGagtctgcagttcagactgggtccatctttctctggtgtctggagtattcttcaggaagatgagagaggtccactggtttgagagcgtgcattggtgtttcagctgtatctaAGGGAGGGAGGTCCACAGGttaaggacagggtgctagagagtatAGATAGCTGGAATGTGGGACAGGGGGTGGTGCAGGCATAGCAGGGGTTGCTGGTTCTGGCGCTGTTTGTGGACACAATGCGCATGTGTCAATTCCCTGACTACCTCAGTGGCCTGcagctctgtctgggctccaggagctGTTTGCagggactccactggtagacccgcagagcaggggcttcagtgttgagaacactgtcccaagaatccctatgttgcccacaaatgggtgtgtgggtgggagggatccgatgtctggctgctggagtagagggaccctggatctggggctctgcaggcactcacttgaaggcacactcactctctagtaGGTCTAATCAGAGAGCACAGGGGTTCCCTCTGTTCTCTCTACTCTTAGATTTGGGCCTGCTGGAGCAAATGCAGGTGTAGGCGATCCagcagctcagtggtgctgcagccgcAGAACTTGGAGGCTGTTAAAGCCGTCCACTGGGAGTCTGGCCACagcagcagaactgggaggccaGTACAGATGCCTGCTGGGAAGCCCTGGGGAGCCCCTACAGCGGTGTGCCACTTGGGTTGCCTGGTGGACCTGGAGAACCTGTGTGGCCTGGCAGACCTGGGTGACCCAGCGGACCTGGCTGGCCCATACAGCGGGCTGCCCGCCACTGAAGGACTGTGCAGCTGGAACAGTCGCTGCCTGTGAGGCCCTGCGGACTGTGCAGCTCCTCGTGGACCCAGGACTCAGAAGGCTGGCGTAGCTGGCAGCCGCAGCTAAGAACTAAGCAGTCTGtgtctgctgtctcagtcactgagcagggagttCTAGGCTAAGAGCCAAGGGCACTGTGGGCCACCTccactgaggaggagggaggctcagcaaggggaagtgcagaggATCGAATGTTCGCCACTCTCATTCCCCAGAGAAGTCCGcaggtgacctggatctaaaTGGTCTTAGCTCAAGTGTTGTCGTGTTGTCCCAActcgcccaggaagcctcaatgttgatgttatGGCTTCAGCTGCCGTCCActtaccaatttcagagtttcagatcctctgcctctcagatatgtGCGCCttggtcgccgccatcttggattgcCCTACTTATTATTGTGAGCACTTTTGGCTTGTTGATTTGATCCAGAAATCAAGAAGAGGGACTTAGAGTTCAGATTGTGCATGGACACACACCCAGTATTTctttgaaatagaaaaatatacttttctattgaaaatgaacaaataaatagttaacactcattttctctttcattcataaattatttttctataacttACAAATATTGAGCAAAACAGAAATCTCATAATGGTAGCATGGTCAGGTTTCAAAGCCTGTGTCTCAACTTGCGAGATTCTGATGTTTATTCAACTTTTAATATtatgaaagttttaaaataatctcAGATCATTTATTCTTCAAAGGGCCTCACAAGTTGTTTAATCTGTTCTAATTTAACAGATATTGGAgacacagaaatattttttattcgaGGACAAGAAACTATCTGCTATCAAAAAGAAACTCAAGTTCAGAAACTTGAATTCATGCCTCTTTTGTTTGTCTTTAtgctattttttaatattatgcttcctttatgattttcttttttaaataatgttttttttaaattattccatcttttgaaatttatataaTTTCCCCTTTTCTCACATTCCGCCATGGCTCCTGTGTACCTCTATCtcccaaattcatgacctcttttcgCTTAATTATTACATACTCCTAAGTACGTAAATGCAACTTGATTACTCTGAAAATGTGATCTGTAAGTATATGATGTGAAATGCAATTTGATTATTCCTTATACTATTATTAAGTCAGGACCAACCCCTTGGCCCTGGGtaagatttcattttaaaatcatgataatcagtagagtctttcagaggctatctgcggtaggctcctgtcctgttcccagtcttttcctgcttctgatgtctatcccgttttcccttctgaatgagggctGAGTATCTTCcttagagtcttccttgttgtatagcttctttaggactatagattttagtatgtttatcctatattatgtggctaatgtccatttatgagtgagtatataccatgtgtgtctctctgcttctgggttacctcactaaagatgattttttctagttccaaccagttgtctgcaaattcatgatttccttgtttttaat
This is a stretch of genomic DNA from Meriones unguiculatus strain TT.TT164.6M chromosome 1, Bangor_MerUng_6.1, whole genome shotgun sequence. It encodes these proteins:
- the LOC110539544 gene encoding olfactory receptor 8B12 isoform X2; the protein is MNGEENSCVTEFILAGLTDQPGLRMPLFFLFLGFYMVTVVGNLGLISLIGLNSHLHTPMYLFLFNLSIIDFCYSSTIIPKMLISFISTKNIISHPGCMTQLFFFCFFVVSESFILSAMAYDRYVAICKPLMYTVTMSPQVCLLLLLGVYVMGFSGGMAHTGNIMSLTFCADNLVNHFMCDILPLLELSCNNTFTNELVVFIVVAFGIGVPIVTIFISYALILSSILHMHSTEGRSKAFSTCSSHIIVVCLFFGSGAFMYLKPPSILPLDQGKVSSLFYTIVVPMLNPLIYSLRNKDVKIALRKTVVRRIFS
- the LOC110539544 gene encoding olfactory receptor 8B12 isoform X1, giving the protein MTAKNSCVTEFILAGLTDQPGLRMPLFFLFLGFYMVTVVGNLGLISLIGLNSHLHTPMYLFLFNLSIIDFCYSSTIIPKMLISFISTKNIISHPGCMTQLFFFCFFVVSESFILSAMAYDRYVAICKPLMYTVTMSPQVCLLLLLGVYVMGFSGGMAHTGNIMSLTFCADNLVNHFMCDILPLLELSCNNTFTNELVVFIVVAFGIGVPIVTIFISYALILSSILHMHSTEGRSKAFSTCSSHIIVVCLFFGSGAFMYLKPPSILPLDQGKVSSLFYTIVVPMLNPLIYSLRNKDVKIALRKTVVRRIFS